A window of the Dermacentor variabilis isolate Ectoservices unplaced genomic scaffold, ASM5094787v1 scaffold_12, whole genome shotgun sequence genome harbors these coding sequences:
- the LOC142565827 gene encoding uncharacterized protein LOC142565827: MCSDGAVFAAMNSRGNRNAAPAEREDYEVILPTLPTGRTVLNTIFLHADIRARPYRVEDFKDTLDRLALLPEVLALGAYQMSHVWAVTFKNAEGVKKALTIGEMKVKGRRCVVVDPANQALRLKLHWLLFNVPDEDVRAALAMFGKVTDVVKEKWRVNGIHEKSTTTRTVSIQLHPGVKVDDLPHQLRVGGELALLIAPGRAPVCLRCHTTGHIRRDCRVPRCARCRRFGHDESSCVKTYASVTGPVGKTDAAELVMDEADAEEAAGTSSQVTQKEMRPADMPSYPQQNEQQGDHSLVEKPDVREVPEKTSGSAEYGEPSKDPASQHTESMDVTVQSTGGAVGKRGREATTDDEDRQDVVGSVEPPTKTVATRRASLKPKPNVPPDRKAVLKPST; the protein is encoded by the coding sequence ATGTGCTCCGATGGGGCGGTGTTTGCGGCAATGAATAGCCGCGGTAACAGGAATGCGGCGCCTGCTGAACGTGAAGATTACGAAGTCATCTTGCCTACATTGCCTACAGGTCGTACAGTTTTGAATACCATATTTTTACATGCCGATATTCGGGCCAGGCCTTATCGAGTTGAAGACTTCAAGGATACGTTGGACCGTCTGGCATTGCTCCCTGAGGTACTAGCCTTGGGGGCGTACCAGATGAGTCACGTATGGGCCGTCACCTTCAAGAATGCGGAAGGCGTGAAGAAGGCTCTGACCATCGGTGAAATGAAGGTGAAGGGTCGCCGCTGTGTTGTAGTTGACCCTGCGAACCAAGCCCTGCGCTTGAAGTTGCACTGGCTGCTTTTCAATGTTCCCGATGAAGATGTACGTGCTGCACTAGCCATGTTCGGGAAGGTAACAGATGTCGTGAAAGAAAAGTGGCGTGTGAATGGCATCCACGAGAAAAGTACGACGACGCGGACGGTGAGCATTCAGCTCCATCCAGGCGTCAAGGTTGACGACCTCCCACATCAGCTTCGTGTTGGTGGGGAACTGGCGCTGCTAATTGCGCCAGGAAGAGCACCAGTGTGTTTGCGCTGTCACACCACGGGACATATACGACGCGACTGCCGTGTCCCTCGATGTGCTCGGTGCCGTCGTTTTGGGCATGACGAGAGTTCGTGTGTAAAGACGTACGCAAGTGTAACAGGACCAGTTGGAAAAACTGACGCAGCAGAGCTCGTCATGGACGAAGCTGACGCGGAAGAAGCTGCAGGAACATCGAGTCAAGTGACTCAAAAGGAGATGCGACCAGCAGACATGCCTTCGTATCCGCAACAAAATGAACAGCAAGGAGACCATAGCCTTGTAGAAAAGCCCGACGTCAGGGAAGTGCCTGAAAAGACAAGTGGGAGCGCTGAATACGGTGAACCTTCAAAGGATCCAGCGAGCCAACACACGGAAAGCATGGACGTCACGGTGCAATCCACCGGAGGCGCAGTCGGCAAACGAGGACGCGAAGCTACAACGGACGACGAGGACAGACAAGACGTCGTTGGGTCTGTGGAACCACCAACGAAAACGGTGGCGACTCGACGCGCGTCATTGAAGCCCAAGCCCAACGTTCCACCAGACAGAAAAGCGGTGTTGAAACCGTCAACGTAG